In Streptomyces sp. NBC_00433, a single genomic region encodes these proteins:
- a CDS encoding TetR/AcrR family transcriptional regulator, whose protein sequence is MSEADERPRRRQARGERRINQLLQAAASVFCKLGYTASSTNAIAREAGVSPGTLYQFFPNKEAIAVELGGQLIKQMEEAHGRVFTAENARLPLDQLIDAVADPFVEFNCANPAFLALIKGPDAPGKVAEEHDTLHATLLDGVSGLLALRQPSLSTVERTLIAEMSFAMFKAALDLIVQSDGEERTAYAGEMKGMLFRYLAPYVGTGPVTADGTAAPAGAA, encoded by the coding sequence GTGTCCGAGGCGGACGAGAGGCCGAGGCGGCGCCAGGCGCGCGGCGAGCGGCGTATCAACCAGCTGCTCCAGGCCGCCGCCAGCGTGTTCTGCAAGCTGGGCTACACGGCCTCAAGCACCAACGCGATCGCGCGCGAGGCCGGCGTGTCACCGGGCACGCTCTACCAGTTCTTCCCGAACAAGGAAGCCATCGCCGTGGAGCTCGGCGGCCAGCTGATCAAGCAGATGGAGGAGGCGCACGGGCGCGTCTTCACCGCGGAGAACGCCCGGCTGCCACTCGACCAGCTCATCGACGCGGTCGCCGACCCCTTCGTCGAGTTCAACTGCGCCAACCCCGCCTTCCTCGCCCTGATCAAGGGGCCCGACGCACCGGGCAAGGTCGCCGAGGAGCACGACACGCTCCACGCCACACTCCTCGACGGCGTGTCCGGGCTGCTGGCCCTGCGGCAGCCGTCGCTGTCGACCGTCGAGCGCACGCTGATCGCCGAGATGTCCTTCGCGATGTTCAAGGCCGCGCTCGACCTGATCGTGCAGAGCGACGGTGAGGAGCGCACCGCCTACGCCGGCGAGATGAAGGGCATGCTCTTCCGCTATCTCGCGCCCTACGTCGGCACCGGGCCGGTCACGGCCGACGGGACGGCCGCCCCCGCGGGGGCGGCCTGA
- a CDS encoding MarR family transcriptional regulator, which yields MTDRTLWSYAEIAAHIRVQVDTVRSYRKHGHLPDPDRVEGGKPYWYADTIRTWSARRPGNRGRRDPD from the coding sequence ATGACGGACCGGACCCTGTGGTCGTACGCGGAGATCGCGGCACATATCCGCGTGCAGGTCGACACTGTGCGCTCCTACCGCAAGCACGGGCACTTGCCCGATCCCGACCGTGTGGAAGGGGGCAAGCCCTACTGGTACGCGGACACGATCAGGACCTGGAGTGCCAGGCGGCCGGGGAACCGCGGCCGCCGGGACCCGGACTGA
- a CDS encoding dienelactone hydrolase family protein: MTGSAPTSDLTGWRSSPFTGAGLTHDVYEKGEGPGVVVVPEIPGMTPEVLGLADHLVEKGFTVVIPSPFGVAGRKSTAGYTLSTVAKLCVSAEFRAFATGAQRPFADYLRALARDVAARTPGPGVGVIGMCFTGGFALAAAVDDVVLAPVLSQPALPFPVGGRRAADPGVSPKELATVVARTRESGLCLLGLRFSEDKGATRSRFETLRRSLGDAFEVIELDSAKGNAGDFKSSAHSVLTAEVRETPGHPALAARERVVEFLRERLAPATG; encoded by the coding sequence ATGACCGGCTCGGCACCCACCTCCGATCTGACCGGTTGGCGCAGCAGCCCCTTCACCGGCGCCGGCTTAACCCACGACGTCTATGAGAAGGGCGAGGGGCCCGGGGTGGTGGTCGTCCCCGAGATCCCCGGCATGACGCCCGAGGTGCTGGGCCTGGCGGACCATCTGGTCGAGAAGGGCTTCACCGTCGTGATCCCGTCGCCCTTCGGTGTGGCCGGCCGCAAGTCGACCGCCGGGTACACCCTCTCCACCGTCGCCAAGCTGTGCGTGTCCGCCGAATTCCGGGCCTTCGCCACCGGTGCGCAGCGCCCCTTCGCCGACTACCTCAGGGCGCTGGCCCGGGATGTCGCGGCCCGCACCCCGGGTCCCGGTGTCGGCGTCATCGGGATGTGCTTCACCGGCGGCTTCGCCCTGGCCGCCGCCGTGGACGACGTGGTGCTCGCCCCGGTGCTCAGCCAGCCCGCGCTGCCTTTCCCGGTCGGCGGCAGGCGGGCCGCGGACCCGGGCGTGTCCCCCAAGGAACTGGCCACGGTGGTGGCCCGGACCCGGGAGTCCGGCCTGTGCCTGCTCGGCCTGCGGTTCAGCGAGGACAAGGGCGCCACCCGCAGCCGTTTCGAGACCCTGCGCCGCAGCCTCGGCGACGCCTTCGAAGTGATCGAGCTGGACTCGGCCAAGGGGAATGCGGGCGACTTCAAGAGCTCCGCGCACTCCGTACTGACCGCCGAGGTCAGGGAGACCCCCGGGCATCCCGCGCTCGCCGCCCGCGAGCGGGTGGTGGAATTCCTGCGCGAGCGGCTGGCCCCCGCGACCGGCTGA
- a CDS encoding class II fructose-bisphosphate aldolase, with translation MTATTTADLVTAARTAGHGVAAFNVITLEHAEAITAAAEAAGLPVILQISENAVAFHSGRPAPVIAAAVALAGAAAVPVAVHLDHVQDEDLLRAGVAAGVSSVMYDASTLAYDQNVRATARIAAWAHSHGVWVEAELGTVGGKDGAHAPGVRTDPDQAAAFTAATGVDALAVAVGSSHAMTLRTARLDHALIARLRASVAVPLVLHGSSGVPDDELRQAVTAGMVKINIGTALNIAFTSAVRGHLSADPVVVDPRRYLRPARDAMTATARHLLQVVSHGTSAA, from the coding sequence ATGACCGCCACCACCACCGCCGACCTCGTCACCGCGGCCCGCACGGCCGGCCACGGAGTCGCCGCCTTCAACGTCATCACCCTGGAGCACGCGGAGGCGATCACCGCCGCCGCCGAGGCCGCCGGGCTGCCGGTGATCCTGCAGATCAGCGAGAACGCGGTGGCCTTCCACAGCGGCCGGCCGGCGCCGGTGATCGCCGCCGCGGTCGCCCTCGCCGGTGCCGCCGCCGTACCCGTCGCCGTGCACCTGGACCACGTCCAGGACGAGGACCTGCTGCGGGCCGGCGTCGCCGCCGGGGTGTCCTCCGTCATGTACGACGCCTCGACGCTGGCCTATGACCAGAACGTACGCGCCACGGCCCGGATCGCCGCCTGGGCGCACTCCCACGGGGTGTGGGTGGAGGCCGAACTGGGCACGGTCGGCGGCAAGGACGGCGCCCACGCCCCGGGTGTGCGCACCGACCCGGACCAGGCCGCCGCCTTCACCGCCGCGACCGGCGTGGACGCGCTCGCGGTCGCGGTCGGCAGTTCGCATGCGATGACCCTGCGCACCGCCCGTCTCGACCACGCCCTGATCGCCCGACTGCGGGCATCCGTCGCCGTACCGCTGGTGCTGCACGGCTCCTCGGGCGTGCCCGACGACGAACTGCGGCAGGCGGTCACGGCCGGCATGGTGAAGATCAACATAGGCACCGCGCTCAATATCGCCTTCACCTCCGCCGTCCGCGGCCACCTCTCCGCCGACCCGGTCGTGGTCGATCCGCGCCGCTATCTGCGACCGGCACGGGACGCCATGACCGCCACCGCCCGGCACCTCCTCCAGGTCGTCTCCCACGGCACCTCCGCTGCCTGA
- a CDS encoding SIS domain-containing protein, with the protein MPVSLTTAEITSQPDCWLRAAGMAAKAADRLPRQGERVAVIGCGTSWFMAQSYAALREQAGHGTTDAFAASEFPFGRDYDRVLAITRSGTTTEVLRAGTRLRSAGVPVVAVTADPDTPVRDAADALVVLDFADERSVVQTRFATTALALLRAHLGHDLTAAVADARTAVTADLPEALPAAEQTTFLGTGWTYGLAQEAALKMREAAGAWTESYPAMEYRHGPISITGPGRTVWAFGPLPAGLADDVAAVGGTLESRPDLDPLADLVRAQRLAVAVAERGGLDPDRPRNLTRSVVLG; encoded by the coding sequence ATGCCCGTCTCGTTGACCACCGCCGAGATCACCTCCCAGCCCGACTGCTGGCTGCGCGCGGCCGGCATGGCCGCCAAGGCCGCCGACCGGCTGCCGCGGCAGGGCGAGCGCGTGGCGGTCATCGGCTGCGGCACGTCCTGGTTCATGGCCCAGTCCTACGCGGCGCTGCGCGAGCAGGCCGGGCACGGCACCACGGACGCCTTCGCCGCGTCCGAATTCCCCTTCGGCCGCGACTACGACCGCGTGCTGGCGATCACCCGCTCGGGCACCACCACCGAGGTGCTGCGGGCCGGCACCCGCCTGCGCTCCGCCGGCGTCCCGGTCGTCGCGGTCACCGCCGACCCGGACACGCCGGTCCGGGACGCCGCCGACGCCCTGGTCGTGCTGGACTTCGCGGACGAACGCTCCGTCGTGCAGACCAGATTCGCCACCACGGCGCTCGCGCTGCTCCGCGCCCATCTGGGCCACGACCTCACCGCCGCCGTCGCCGACGCCCGCACCGCCGTGACCGCCGACCTGCCCGAGGCGCTGCCGGCCGCCGAGCAGACCACCTTCCTCGGCACCGGCTGGACCTACGGGCTCGCCCAGGAGGCGGCGCTCAAGATGCGCGAGGCCGCGGGCGCCTGGACCGAGAGCTATCCGGCGATGGAATACCGCCACGGCCCGATCAGCATCACCGGGCCCGGCCGTACGGTCTGGGCCTTCGGCCCGCTGCCGGCCGGGCTGGCGGACGATGTCGCCGCGGTCGGCGGCACCCTGGAGTCCCGTCCGGACCTGGACCCGCTGGCCGATCTGGTGCGCGCCCAGCGGCTCGCCGTCGCCGTCGCCGAGCGCGGCGGCCTGGACCCGGACCGCCCGCGCAATCTGACCCGCTCGGTCGTCCTGGGCTGA
- a CDS encoding MarR family transcriptional regulator: MDSTLPGATSAASAARRRRRLTHRIRDGLRDLSVQLALLNHQIGMHLDLRDADLECLDLISRYGPIGPTALAKRAGMHPATLTGVLDRLERGNWVVRTPNPTDRRAVLVQVVKERAAEVTYLLSGLNTAVDGICAEYDDDELVLIADFLLRTARAGRIATDELADS, translated from the coding sequence ATGGATTCCACACTCCCCGGGGCCACGTCGGCCGCGTCGGCGGCGCGGCGGCGCAGGCGGCTGACCCACAGGATCAGGGACGGGTTGCGTGATCTGAGCGTCCAGTTGGCACTGCTGAACCACCAGATCGGTATGCATCTCGATTTGCGCGACGCCGATCTCGAATGCCTGGACCTGATCAGCCGCTACGGCCCGATCGGCCCGACGGCGCTCGCCAAGCGCGCCGGAATGCACCCGGCGACCCTGACCGGCGTCCTCGACCGGCTGGAGCGCGGCAACTGGGTGGTGCGCACGCCGAATCCGACCGACCGGCGCGCCGTGCTGGTGCAGGTCGTCAAGGAGCGAGCGGCCGAGGTCACCTATCTCCTGTCCGGGCTGAACACCGCGGTCGACGGGATCTGCGCGGAATACGACGACGACGAACTGGTGCTGATCGCCGACTTCCTGCTGCGCACAGCACGTGCCGGACGGATCGCCACCGACGAGCTGGCCGACAGCTGA
- a CDS encoding MMPL family transporter — protein sequence MSDVNRTGAVGGWTRAVTARPRLTLLLALLFTALTVAAGSGVGDRLSSGGFAAPGSQSSYATAALAERFPGSQPNLVLLVDTRGADPDSPAVAAQGRQLARRLAADPDVTGVSSYWDAGAPVLRAKDGGSAMITARLRGDDDAVADEVKRIAPAYRGTHGPVRVTVGGTAEVLHEMQTTIQQDLVRAEMVALPITLVLLVMVFGSAVAALLPLGIGVIAILGTSAVLRGITGFTDVSVFAENLTTALGLGLAIDYALFIVRRFREELAAGAAPRPAVATTLRTAGRTVLFSALTVAAALSAMLVFPQYFLRSFAYAGVAVVLLAAGAALIVLPAALVLLGNRVNALDLRALLRRRGRPAGGTVAEPGARYAALARLVMRRAPAFAIAAVAALLLLGLPFLRVQFGTADDRQLPVAAEAHAVQQQVRQDYAGTPVGAITVLAEGADASRLADYRRQVAALPGVVRVEGPVVGRDAGSAYLTVVPDGSPVDSGPQRVVGEIRAVPADFRTSVTGQAAVLVDTKHAIARRLPWAAGIVGLVTLLLVFLLTGSVVVPVQAVLLNALSLTAMFGAVVWVFQDGHLSGLLGFTATGSIETTLPVLMFCVAFGLSMDYGVFLLSRIKEEYDRTGDHQGSIVFGLRRTGGLITAAAIILAVVMVGVGMSRVANTKMLGLGIALAVLMDAMVIRTLLVPAVMRLTGGATWWAPPVLRRFHDRFGISEGGGPRMPGTAVGAPRSGERRDPEPASRN from the coding sequence ATGTCCGATGTCAACCGCACAGGTGCGGTCGGGGGATGGACGCGGGCCGTGACCGCCAGGCCGCGACTGACTCTGCTGCTGGCGCTGCTCTTCACCGCACTCACCGTCGCGGCCGGAAGCGGCGTCGGCGACCGGCTGTCCAGCGGCGGCTTCGCGGCCCCCGGATCCCAGTCCTCCTACGCCACCGCGGCACTCGCCGAGCGCTTCCCCGGCTCCCAGCCCAATCTCGTCCTGCTGGTCGACACCCGGGGCGCGGACCCCGACAGCCCCGCCGTCGCGGCCCAGGGGCGGCAGCTGGCCCGCAGGCTCGCCGCCGATCCCGACGTCACCGGTGTGAGTTCGTACTGGGACGCCGGCGCGCCGGTGCTGCGCGCCAAGGACGGCGGCTCGGCGATGATCACCGCCCGGCTGCGCGGGGACGACGACGCCGTGGCCGACGAGGTCAAGCGCATAGCCCCCGCCTACCGCGGCACCCACGGACCGGTCCGGGTGACCGTCGGCGGCACCGCCGAGGTGCTGCACGAGATGCAGACCACCATCCAGCAGGATCTGGTGCGGGCCGAGATGGTCGCCCTGCCGATCACCCTGGTGCTGCTGGTCATGGTGTTCGGCAGTGCGGTCGCCGCGCTGCTGCCGCTGGGCATCGGCGTCATCGCGATCCTCGGCACCAGCGCGGTGCTGCGCGGCATCACCGGATTCACCGACGTGTCGGTCTTCGCGGAGAATCTGACCACCGCGCTCGGCCTCGGTCTGGCGATCGACTACGCCCTCTTCATCGTGCGCCGGTTCCGCGAGGAGCTGGCGGCCGGCGCGGCACCCCGACCGGCGGTGGCGACGACACTGCGGACGGCCGGCCGCACGGTGCTCTTCTCCGCGCTGACCGTGGCGGCCGCCCTGTCGGCCATGCTGGTCTTCCCGCAGTATTTCCTGCGCTCCTTCGCTTATGCGGGCGTCGCGGTGGTGCTGCTGGCCGCCGGCGCGGCACTGATCGTGCTGCCGGCCGCCCTGGTGCTGCTCGGCAACCGGGTCAATGCGCTGGATCTGCGGGCGCTGCTGCGCCGCCGGGGCCGGCCGGCAGGCGGGACCGTCGCGGAGCCCGGCGCGCGCTATGCCGCGCTGGCCCGGCTGGTGATGCGCCGGGCGCCGGCCTTCGCGATCGCAGCGGTGGCCGCGCTGCTGCTGCTCGGCCTGCCGTTCCTGCGGGTGCAGTTCGGGACGGCGGACGACCGGCAGCTGCCGGTCGCAGCCGAGGCCCATGCGGTGCAGCAGCAGGTCAGGCAGGACTACGCCGGCACTCCGGTCGGCGCGATCACCGTGCTCGCCGAGGGCGCCGACGCCTCCCGGCTGGCCGACTACCGGCGCCAGGTGGCGGCCCTGCCCGGGGTGGTCCGGGTGGAGGGTCCCGTCGTCGGCAGGGATGCCGGCAGCGCCTATCTGACGGTCGTGCCCGACGGTTCTCCGGTGGACTCCGGTCCGCAGCGCGTGGTCGGCGAGATCCGTGCGGTGCCCGCGGACTTCCGCACCTCGGTCACCGGGCAGGCCGCGGTGCTGGTCGACACCAAGCACGCCATAGCGCGGCGACTGCCCTGGGCGGCCGGCATCGTCGGCCTAGTCACGCTGCTGCTGGTGTTCCTGCTGACCGGCAGCGTGGTGGTCCCGGTGCAGGCGGTGCTGCTCAATGCCCTCAGCCTGACGGCGATGTTCGGCGCGGTGGTCTGGGTCTTCCAGGACGGCCATCTGTCCGGACTGCTGGGCTTCACCGCGACCGGCAGCATCGAGACGACACTGCCGGTGCTGATGTTCTGCGTGGCCTTCGGCCTGTCCATGGACTACGGGGTCTTCCTGCTGTCCCGGATCAAGGAGGAGTACGACAGGACCGGTGACCACCAGGGGTCCATCGTCTTCGGGCTGCGCAGAACGGGGGGCCTGATCACGGCCGCCGCGATCATCCTGGCCGTGGTGATGGTCGGCGTCGGGATGTCCCGGGTGGCCAACACCAAGATGCTGGGACTGGGGATCGCCCTGGCGGTGCTGATGGACGCGATGGTGATCCGCACGCTCCTGGTGCCTGCGGTGATGCGGCTGACGGGCGGGGCCACCTGGTGGGCGCCGCCGGTGCTGCGCCGATTCCACGACCGGTTCGGCATATCCGAGGGCGGCGGCCCGCGGATGCCCGGGACGGCAGTCGGGGCCCCGCGCTCCGGTGAGCGGCGGGACCCCGAGCCCGCGAGCAGGAACTGA
- a CDS encoding citrate synthase — MSDNSVVLRYGDSEHSYPVVDSTVGDKGFDIGRLRADTGLVTLDSGYGNTAAYKSAITFLDGEEGILRYRGYPIEQVAERGTFLETAYLLINGELPTVDELAEFKGEITQHTLLHEDVKRFYDGFPRDAHPMAMLSSVVSALSTFYQDSHNPFDPEQRHLSTIRLLAKLPTIAAYAYKKSVGQPVVYPRNDLGYVENFLRMTFSVPAEEYQLDPVVVSALDKLFILHADHEQNCSTSTVRLVGSSQANQFASISAGISALWGPLHGGANQSVLEMLEGIQASGGDVDSFIRKVKNKEDGVKLMGFGHRVYKNFDPRAKIIKAAAHDVLSALGKSDELLDIALKLEEHALSDDYFVSRKLYPNVDFYTGLIYRAMGFPTSMFTVLFAIGRLPGWIAQWHEMIKEPGSRIGRPRQIYTGVEIRDYVSVEAR, encoded by the coding sequence GTGAGCGACAACTCTGTAGTACTGCGGTATGGGGACAGCGAGCACAGTTACCCGGTGGTTGACAGCACGGTCGGCGACAAGGGCTTCGACATCGGCAGGCTGCGCGCCGATACGGGCCTGGTGACGCTCGACAGCGGTTACGGCAACACCGCGGCCTACAAGTCCGCGATCACGTTCCTCGATGGCGAAGAGGGCATCCTTCGCTACCGCGGTTATCCGATCGAGCAGGTCGCCGAGCGCGGCACCTTCCTTGAGACCGCCTACCTGCTGATCAACGGCGAACTGCCGACGGTCGACGAGCTGGCGGAATTCAAGGGCGAGATCACCCAGCACACCCTTCTGCACGAAGACGTCAAACGGTTCTACGACGGCTTCCCGCGCGACGCCCACCCGATGGCGATGCTGTCGTCCGTGGTCAGCGCGCTGTCGACGTTCTACCAGGACAGCCACAACCCGTTCGACCCCGAGCAGCGCCACCTGTCCACGATCCGGCTGCTCGCCAAGCTGCCGACGATCGCGGCGTACGCGTACAAGAAGTCCGTCGGCCAGCCGGTGGTCTACCCGCGCAACGACCTCGGCTATGTCGAGAACTTCCTGCGGATGACCTTCTCCGTGCCGGCCGAGGAGTACCAGCTCGACCCGGTCGTGGTCAGCGCGCTGGACAAGCTGTTCATCCTGCACGCGGACCACGAGCAGAACTGCTCGACCTCCACGGTCCGCCTGGTGGGCTCCTCGCAGGCGAACCAGTTCGCCTCGATCTCGGCCGGCATCAGCGCGCTGTGGGGCCCGCTGCACGGCGGGGCCAACCAGTCGGTGCTCGAGATGCTCGAAGGCATCCAGGCGAGCGGCGGCGACGTGGACTCCTTCATCCGCAAGGTGAAGAACAAGGAGGACGGCGTCAAGCTGATGGGCTTCGGGCACCGCGTCTACAAGAACTTCGACCCCCGGGCGAAGATCATCAAGGCCGCGGCGCACGATGTCCTCTCCGCGCTGGGCAAGTCCGACGAGCTGCTGGACATCGCCCTGAAGCTGGAGGAGCACGCGCTCAGCGACGACTACTTCGTCTCCCGCAAGCTCTACCCGAACGTGGACTTCTACACAGGTCTGATCTACCGCGCGATGGGCTTCCCGACCAGCATGTTCACCGTGCTGTTCGCCATCGGCCGGCTGCCCGGCTGGATCGCCCAGTGGCACGAGATGATCAAGGAGCCCGGCTCCCGGATCGGCCGCCCGCGGCAGATCTACACGGGTGTCGAGATCCGCGACTACGTCTCGGTCGAGGCCCGCTGA
- a CDS encoding VTT domain-containing protein yields MDVALSVSSLDFTSGLAEYLRGGHVVWAYALLGATTAPPLVPNSVLLVTGGVMAAEGHLNLALVLLVVAGSAVFGDLVIRRIGQALSSRVLNRMHRRPRREALLRWTALRIQRHGVPFIIGVRFLPSGRIIGGLAAGIMRYPARRYAVGAGVAEAVWASYSVGAGYISGRAASNSFYALSLGLGISLLVAAIGTLAQWASRARERRQGGGAARPSAVVAASFAGESRPSAVRSTAPPGKGGRPAIGPPARSRDGHDEPFSCPSAGREK; encoded by the coding sequence ATGGACGTTGCACTGAGTGTGTCGTCACTTGACTTCACCTCCGGGCTCGCCGAGTACCTGAGAGGTGGCCACGTCGTCTGGGCGTACGCGCTGCTGGGCGCGACCACGGCCCCGCCGCTCGTACCCAACTCAGTGCTGCTCGTGACCGGCGGCGTCATGGCCGCAGAAGGGCATCTGAACCTCGCGCTGGTGCTGCTCGTCGTGGCCGGCAGCGCGGTCTTCGGCGACCTCGTGATCCGCCGGATAGGGCAGGCGCTCAGCTCCCGCGTGCTGAACCGCATGCACCGCAGGCCGCGCCGCGAGGCACTGCTGAGGTGGACCGCGCTGCGCATCCAGCGCCACGGTGTGCCCTTCATCATCGGAGTGCGGTTCCTGCCGAGCGGCCGGATCATCGGCGGTCTCGCGGCGGGCATCATGCGCTATCCAGCGCGCCGCTACGCGGTCGGCGCGGGCGTGGCCGAGGCGGTCTGGGCCTCGTACTCGGTCGGAGCCGGCTACATCAGCGGCCGTGCCGCGTCGAATTCGTTCTACGCGCTGTCCCTGGGGCTCGGCATCTCCCTGCTGGTCGCCGCGATCGGCACCCTGGCCCAATGGGCCTCACGGGCCAGGGAGCGCCGTCAGGGCGGCGGTGCGGCGCGACCCTCGGCCGTGGTGGCGGCCTCCTTCGCCGGTGAGAGCAGGCCGTCGGCCGTCCGCTCGACCGCACCGCCGGGGAAGGGCGGCCGACCGGCGATCGGACCGCCCGCGCGGTCCAGGGACGGCCACGACGAGCCGTTCAGCTGCCCCTCGGCAGGGCGCGAGAAGTAG
- a CDS encoding SDR family oxidoreductase codes for MAQSAAAVRNIVVTGGGTGIGRAVSLRFAADGHRVTIVGRRREVLHATVEEIRAEHGLDITPVVCDLADPDDVEAALSQLPDRVDVLVNNAGSRELAVGAGPHGMLARWRGDFERNVLTAVLITESLRDRFSTDSGRVVTVTSVAALRGGGSYGASKAALHAWNHSLAAQLGPQGVTCNIVAPGTVAGTEFFGSRLNDAELTRRAGRTLVGRVGRPADVAAAVLFLASPEAGFITGEILQCNGGELLGR; via the coding sequence ATGGCACAGAGCGCGGCAGCGGTGCGCAATATCGTCGTGACCGGTGGCGGCACGGGCATCGGGCGGGCCGTCTCGCTGCGCTTCGCCGCGGACGGTCACCGGGTCACGATCGTCGGCCGCCGCCGCGAGGTGCTGCACGCGACCGTCGAGGAGATCCGGGCGGAGCACGGGCTGGACATCACACCGGTGGTCTGCGACCTGGCGGACCCCGACGACGTCGAGGCCGCGCTGTCGCAGCTGCCCGACCGGGTGGACGTGCTGGTGAACAACGCGGGCAGCCGCGAGCTGGCGGTCGGTGCGGGCCCGCACGGGATGCTGGCGCGCTGGCGCGGGGACTTCGAGCGCAATGTGCTCACCGCGGTCCTGATCACCGAGTCGCTCCGTGACCGCTTCAGCACCGACAGCGGCCGGGTCGTGACGGTGACCTCGGTGGCCGCGCTGCGCGGCGGCGGCTCGTACGGCGCCTCGAAGGCCGCCCTGCACGCCTGGAACCACTCGCTCGCCGCACAACTCGGCCCGCAGGGGGTGACCTGCAACATCGTGGCGCCCGGCACGGTCGCCGGCACCGAATTCTTCGGCTCGCGGCTCAATGACGCGGAGCTGACCCGGCGGGCGGGCCGGACCCTCGTCGGGCGGGTCGGCCGCCCTGCGGACGTCGCCGCCGCGGTGCTCTTCCTCGCCTCGCCGGAGGCGGGCTTCATCACCGGCGAGATCCTGCAGTGCAACGGCGGCGAACTCCTCGGCCGCTGA
- a CDS encoding nuclear transport factor 2 family protein, whose translation MSDDPAELPDDTATSVFARHREVLFSVVYSMTGSVSDTEDVLQDTWLAWVRGGRRHQAADGDGGGENGDGRQGGGHPCGYLLRIAVGRALARQSGISLSRAAYAGPWLPEPVATDPGPQAADSPPSESASMALLVVMETLPPLERAVFVLNEVFGYPHTEIARILDRHPGTVRQLAHRAREHVQARRPRYPADPRIRQLLTERFIAAAMAGDQAALLELLAPEVTMWTDGGGRARSALRPVTGRERVARFLGGYAASHPPHGLDVRHRAVNGDPSAVVFSGDSPYAVLVMDLSAPGDQVTGIHLVTNPDKLSRVARQPGPREDRR comes from the coding sequence ATGTCCGACGACCCCGCCGAGCTGCCCGACGACACGGCCACCTCGGTTTTCGCGAGACACCGTGAAGTGCTGTTCTCCGTGGTCTACAGCATGACCGGCAGCGTCTCGGACACCGAGGACGTACTCCAGGACACCTGGCTGGCCTGGGTACGCGGCGGCCGTCGTCATCAGGCGGCGGACGGGGACGGCGGCGGCGAGAACGGCGACGGCCGGCAGGGCGGCGGCCACCCCTGCGGGTATCTGCTGCGGATCGCCGTCGGGCGCGCGCTGGCCCGGCAGTCCGGCATCAGCCTCAGCCGCGCGGCCTATGCCGGCCCCTGGCTGCCCGAGCCGGTGGCGACCGACCCGGGGCCCCAGGCGGCGGACAGCCCGCCGTCCGAGTCCGCCTCGATGGCGCTGCTGGTGGTGATGGAGACGCTGCCGCCGCTGGAGCGGGCCGTCTTCGTACTGAACGAGGTCTTCGGCTATCCGCACACCGAGATCGCCCGGATCCTCGACCGCCACCCCGGCACGGTCCGGCAGCTCGCGCACCGGGCCCGCGAGCACGTGCAGGCGCGGCGCCCGCGCTATCCGGCGGATCCGCGGATCCGGCAACTGCTGACCGAGCGCTTCATCGCCGCCGCGATGGCCGGCGACCAGGCGGCGCTGCTGGAACTGCTCGCACCGGAGGTGACGATGTGGACCGACGGCGGCGGCAGGGCCCGCTCCGCTCTGCGGCCGGTGACCGGCCGGGAGCGCGTCGCCAGGTTCCTCGGCGGCTACGCGGCGTCGCACCCGCCGCACGGCCTGGACGTACGCCACCGGGCCGTCAACGGCGACCCGTCCGCCGTCGTCTTCTCCGGCGACTCGCCCTACGCCGTACTGGTGATGGACCTCAGCGCCCCGGGTGACCAGGTCACCGGCATCCACCTGGTCACCAACCCCGACAAGCTGTCCCGGGTCGCCCGGCAGCCGGGTCCCCGCGAGGACCGCCGCTGA